A window of the Gemmatirosa kalamazoonensis genome harbors these coding sequences:
- a CDS encoding LytR/AlgR family response regulator transcription factor has product MSAAPGERAAAPLRVLLVDDEPLVRRGLRTFLAAEPGVEVVGECRDGREALGAVRELSPDVMFLDVQMPELDGFGVLDALGPGDRPAVVFVTAFDAYAIRAFDVHAVDYLLKPFDEPRFRTALERARERVAARRGAAAGVASVPHDPSRVALDALLAQLRGDGRVAGDWLARIAVRETDRVTYVPVADVDWLEADDNYVRVHTRGGARLVRETLKALEARLDPRRFARIHRSAIVNLERVRELRPTFNGEYVVVLATGTRLTLSRGYRDAFFDRMGKG; this is encoded by the coding sequence GTGAGCGCCGCGCCCGGCGAGCGCGCCGCCGCGCCGCTGCGCGTGCTGCTGGTCGACGACGAGCCGCTCGTGCGCCGAGGACTGCGCACGTTCCTCGCCGCGGAGCCGGGCGTCGAGGTGGTGGGCGAGTGCCGCGACGGGCGCGAGGCGCTCGGCGCGGTGCGCGAGCTGTCGCCCGACGTGATGTTCCTCGACGTGCAGATGCCGGAGCTCGACGGCTTCGGCGTGCTCGATGCGCTCGGCCCCGGCGACCGGCCGGCCGTGGTGTTCGTCACCGCGTTCGACGCGTACGCCATCCGTGCGTTCGACGTGCACGCCGTGGACTACCTGCTGAAGCCGTTCGACGAGCCGCGCTTCCGCACCGCGCTCGAGCGCGCGCGCGAGCGTGTCGCCGCCCGGCGCGGCGCGGCCGCCGGCGTCGCGTCGGTGCCTCACGACCCGTCGCGCGTCGCGCTCGACGCGCTGCTCGCGCAGCTCCGCGGCGACGGGCGCGTCGCGGGCGACTGGCTCGCCCGCATCGCCGTGCGCGAGACGGACCGCGTGACGTACGTGCCGGTGGCCGATGTCGACTGGCTCGAGGCGGACGACAACTACGTGCGCGTGCACACCCGCGGCGGCGCGCGTCTCGTGCGCGAGACGCTGAAGGCGCTCGAGGCCCGGCTCGACCCGCGCCGCTTCGCGCGCATCCACCGCTCGGCCATCGTGAACCTCGAGCGCGTACGCGAGCTGCGCCCCACGTTCAACGGCGAATACGTCGTGGTGCTCGCGACGGGCACCCGCCTGACGCTGAGCCGCGGCTACCGTGACGCGTTCTTCGATCGGATGGGAAAGGGCTGA
- the sufC gene encoding Fe-S cluster assembly ATPase SufC: MLDIRNLTATVGDKQILNGINLTVNAGEVHAIMGPNGSGKSTLAQVLAGHPAYEVTGGEVTYDGEDLLAMDPEVRAQHGLFLAFQYPVEIPGVTNAYFLRAAYNEIRKARGEEEVDPIEFLDVVEEKARLVDMDPAFLSRSVNMGFSGGEKKRNEILQMAVLAPKLAILDETDSGLDIDALRVVADGVNTLKRPDSATIVVTHYQRLLNYIVPDFVHVLAGGRIVKSGGRDLALELEAKGYDWLMEGATA, translated from the coding sequence GTGCTCGATATTCGGAACCTGACCGCGACGGTCGGCGACAAGCAGATCCTGAACGGCATCAACCTCACCGTGAACGCGGGCGAGGTGCACGCCATCATGGGGCCCAACGGCTCCGGCAAGAGCACGCTCGCGCAGGTGCTCGCGGGCCATCCGGCGTACGAGGTCACCGGCGGTGAGGTGACGTACGACGGCGAGGACCTGCTCGCGATGGACCCCGAGGTCCGCGCGCAGCACGGGCTCTTCCTCGCGTTCCAGTACCCGGTCGAGATTCCCGGCGTGACGAACGCGTACTTCCTGCGTGCCGCGTACAACGAGATCCGCAAGGCGCGCGGCGAGGAGGAGGTCGACCCGATCGAGTTCCTCGACGTCGTGGAGGAGAAGGCGCGCCTCGTCGACATGGATCCCGCGTTCCTGAGCCGCTCCGTGAACATGGGCTTCTCCGGCGGCGAGAAGAAGCGCAACGAGATCCTGCAGATGGCGGTGCTCGCGCCGAAGCTCGCGATCCTCGACGAGACCGACTCGGGGCTCGACATCGACGCGCTGCGCGTGGTGGCCGACGGCGTGAACACCCTGAAGCGGCCCGACAGCGCGACGATCGTCGTCACGCACTACCAGCGGCTGCTGAACTACATCGTCCCCGACTTCGTGCACGTGCTGGCCGGCGGCCGCATCGTGAAGAGCGGCGGGCGCGATCTCGCGCTGGAGCTCGAGGCGAAGGGCTACGACTGGCTGATGGAGGGAGCGACCGCGTGA
- a CDS encoding helix-turn-helix transcriptional regulator — MQQVPPSLSGFRGLRAELLVALKKAPHPLTAKELAEQFGVTPNALRRHLDSLESEDLVRYQREVRGVGAPVHAYSLTALGESLFPQGHAAVLAAVLESVREVSGPDGVIALARRQWRNLIEEASPRLAELPLHERAQLLAELRSSQGFMAEANDAGGTVVLREHHCAIKDVAARFPEICVAEQEFVERMLAVPVTRTAHILDGCSCCEYSTTPNDTINPGGDTPSDQEQA, encoded by the coding sequence ATGCAACAGGTTCCGCCCTCGCTCAGTGGGTTCCGTGGCCTCCGCGCCGAGCTGCTCGTGGCGCTGAAGAAGGCCCCGCACCCCCTCACCGCGAAGGAGCTCGCCGAGCAGTTCGGCGTCACGCCGAACGCGCTGCGCCGCCATCTCGACTCGCTCGAGTCGGAGGATCTCGTGCGCTACCAGCGCGAGGTGCGCGGCGTCGGCGCGCCGGTGCACGCGTACTCCCTCACCGCGCTCGGCGAGTCGCTCTTCCCGCAGGGGCACGCCGCGGTGCTCGCCGCGGTGCTCGAGTCGGTGCGCGAGGTCTCCGGACCCGACGGCGTCATCGCGCTCGCTCGGCGGCAGTGGCGCAACCTCATCGAGGAAGCGTCGCCGCGGCTCGCCGAGCTGCCGCTGCACGAGCGCGCGCAGCTGCTCGCCGAGCTGCGCTCCTCGCAGGGCTTCATGGCGGAGGCGAATGATGCGGGCGGCACCGTGGTGCTGCGCGAGCACCACTGCGCCATCAAGGACGTCGCCGCGCGCTTTCCGGAGATCTGCGTCGCCGAGCAGGAGTTCGTGGAGCGGATGCTCGCTGTGCCGGTGACGCGCACGGCGCACATCCTCGACGGCTGCTCCTGCTGCGAGTACTCGACCACGCCTAACGACACGATCAACCCGGGCGGCGACACGCCGTCCGATCAGGAGCAGGCATGA
- a CDS encoding DUF4956 domain-containing protein: MSSSRHSPLHRVTTALTDNIVRRVVLYYALLFGAVALAWPHVPPHMRDALLKSYAPNLDVGAVFGAVPSKRDVVAARLAEPVALSVAGAVVAAFLLALPVAWIYMLTRERKGYRQSVVHTLVLLPVVVAGVVVLVKTSVALAFSLAGIVAAVRFRNSLEDSKDAVFLFLVTGVGLACGVEIEVAVVISVLFNAMALALFYSDFGRTPPALEGERAQKQMERALAIANRTSQFVARIDDEVLRSMAPAQLEALASRVRKRREEGAPNLPVTTPEAEFDARLRIVTTDPDALRPLVEPVLDARVKRWRLDLVDTDGGDPVVAYNVRWRKGNTPSDVVAAVCSEGAPFVVHAEVS; this comes from the coding sequence ATGTCCTCGTCGCGCCACTCGCCCCTCCACCGCGTCACCACCGCGCTCACGGACAACATCGTGCGGCGCGTGGTGCTGTACTACGCGCTGCTGTTCGGCGCAGTAGCGCTCGCGTGGCCGCACGTGCCACCGCACATGCGCGACGCGCTGCTGAAGTCGTACGCGCCGAACCTGGACGTCGGCGCGGTGTTCGGCGCCGTGCCCTCGAAGCGCGACGTCGTCGCGGCGCGCCTCGCCGAGCCGGTGGCGCTGTCGGTGGCGGGCGCCGTCGTCGCCGCGTTCCTGCTCGCGCTGCCCGTGGCGTGGATCTACATGCTGACGCGCGAGCGGAAGGGGTACCGGCAGTCCGTGGTGCACACGCTCGTGCTGCTGCCAGTCGTCGTCGCCGGCGTGGTGGTGCTCGTGAAGACGAGCGTCGCGCTCGCGTTCAGCCTCGCGGGGATCGTGGCCGCGGTGCGCTTCCGCAACTCGCTCGAGGACAGCAAGGACGCGGTCTTTCTGTTCCTCGTGACCGGCGTGGGGCTCGCGTGCGGCGTGGAGATCGAGGTCGCGGTCGTCATCTCGGTGCTGTTCAACGCGATGGCGCTCGCGCTGTTCTACTCCGACTTCGGGCGCACGCCGCCCGCGCTCGAGGGCGAGCGCGCGCAGAAGCAGATGGAGCGCGCGCTCGCCATCGCGAACCGCACGAGCCAGTTCGTGGCGCGCATCGACGACGAGGTGCTGCGCTCGATGGCGCCGGCGCAGCTCGAGGCGCTCGCGTCTCGCGTGCGGAAGCGCCGCGAGGAGGGCGCGCCGAACCTGCCCGTGACGACGCCGGAGGCGGAGTTCGACGCGCGGCTGCGCATCGTGACCACCGACCCCGACGCGTTGCGCCCGCTCGTGGAGCCGGTGCTCGACGCGCGCGTGAAGCGGTGGCGGCTCGATCTGGTGGACACCGACGGCGGCGACCCGGTCGTCGCGTACAACGTCCGGTGGCGCAAGGGGAACACGCCGAGCGACGTCGTCGCCGCGGTGTGCAGCGAGGGGGCGCCGTTCGTCGTCCACGCGGAGGTCTCGTGA
- a CDS encoding sensor histidine kinase, giving the protein MPRRLSPALVLALIVPGIVALMSATQSWMLMSHERGPRPPYSTIAGYNLATWYLWAALAPLIVALGRRFPLDGARWRRSLPVHVVAGAAIAFAHAAATTVFVWLGIRTIENESLSAMFRGTTFSRFHFELLLYFAILGATLAIDYHRAFRDRAVQASALATELAQARLRALKMQLHPHFLFNTLHAITVLVDEDPAAARRMVARLGELLRHTLAANGSDEVPLGAELDFLRLYLEIEETRFQDRLRVSYDVAPDAQAALVPDLILQPLVENAVKHAVSARTAPVRVTVSARREGTRLELRVDDDGPGLGDGAPRDGIGLSTTRERLARLYGDAGRLTLGPGSGGVGASAVVELPYRPAA; this is encoded by the coding sequence ATGCCCCGCCGCCTGAGCCCCGCGCTCGTCCTCGCGCTCATCGTCCCCGGGATCGTCGCGCTGATGTCGGCGACGCAGTCGTGGATGCTGATGTCGCACGAGCGCGGGCCGCGGCCGCCGTACTCCACGATCGCCGGCTACAACCTCGCGACCTGGTACCTGTGGGCCGCGCTCGCGCCGCTCATCGTCGCGCTCGGACGGCGGTTTCCGCTCGACGGCGCGCGGTGGCGCCGCTCGCTGCCGGTGCACGTCGTGGCCGGCGCCGCGATCGCGTTCGCGCACGCCGCGGCGACCACCGTGTTCGTGTGGCTCGGCATCCGCACCATCGAGAACGAGTCGTTGAGCGCGATGTTCCGCGGCACGACGTTCTCCCGCTTCCACTTCGAGCTGCTGCTCTACTTCGCGATCCTCGGCGCGACGCTCGCGATCGACTACCATCGCGCGTTCCGCGACCGCGCGGTCCAGGCGAGCGCGCTCGCCACGGAGCTCGCGCAGGCGCGGCTCCGCGCGCTGAAGATGCAGCTGCACCCGCACTTCCTGTTCAACACGCTGCACGCGATCACGGTGCTCGTCGACGAGGATCCGGCGGCGGCGCGGCGCATGGTCGCGCGGCTCGGTGAGCTGCTGCGCCACACGCTCGCCGCGAACGGATCCGACGAGGTACCGCTCGGCGCGGAGCTCGACTTCCTCCGGCTCTATCTCGAGATCGAGGAGACGCGCTTCCAGGACCGGCTGCGCGTGTCGTACGACGTCGCGCCCGACGCGCAGGCCGCGCTCGTGCCCGACCTCATCCTGCAGCCGCTCGTCGAGAACGCGGTGAAGCATGCCGTGAGCGCGCGCACGGCGCCGGTACGCGTCACGGTGTCGGCGCGCCGCGAGGGCACGCGGCTCGAGCTGCGCGTCGACGACGACGGCCCCGGGCTCGGCGACGGCGCGCCGCGCGACGGCATCGGGCTCTCCACGACGCGCGAGCGGCTCGCGCGCCTCTACGGTGACGCGGGCCGGCTGACGTTAGGCCCGGGCAGCGGCGGCGTGGGCGCGTCGGCCGTCGTGGAGCTGCCGTACCGCCCGGCCGCGTGA
- the sufB gene encoding Fe-S cluster assembly protein SufB: MSATIETLVNREYQHGFVTDVEADQLPPGLNEDVVRAISAKKNEPAWLLDWRLKAFRRWQQMAEPHWPNVKYPAIDYQAISYYSAPKSPTSKTSLDEVDPAILETYKKLGISLNEQKRLEGVAVDAVFDSVSVATTYREELGKLGIIFCSFGEAVREHPELVQKYLGSVVPYSDNFFAALNSAVFSDGSFVYVPKGVRCPMELSTYFRINASGTGQFERTLIVADEGAYVSYLEGCTAPKRDENQLHAAVVEIVALDDATVKYSTVQNWYAGDAEGVGGVYNFVTKRGACRGARSKISWTQVETGSAITWKYPSVILQGDDSTGEFYSVAVVNGRQQADTGTKMIHIGRNTKSTIVSKGISAGHGNNSYRGAVRVLPKAAGARNYTQCDSMLVGNACGAHTFPYIEVQNNTAMVEHEASTSKIGEDQIFYLKQRGLSAEQAVSMIVSGFCKEVFQELPMEFALEAQQLLGITLEGSVG; the protein is encoded by the coding sequence ATGAGCGCCACCATCGAGACTCTCGTCAACCGCGAGTATCAGCACGGCTTCGTCACCGACGTCGAGGCCGACCAGCTGCCCCCGGGGCTGAACGAGGACGTCGTCCGCGCCATCTCCGCGAAGAAGAACGAGCCCGCCTGGCTGCTCGACTGGCGGCTGAAGGCGTTCCGCCGCTGGCAGCAGATGGCGGAGCCGCACTGGCCGAACGTGAAGTACCCGGCGATCGACTACCAGGCGATCAGCTACTACTCCGCGCCGAAGTCCCCGACGTCCAAGACGTCGCTCGACGAGGTGGACCCGGCGATCCTCGAGACGTACAAGAAGCTCGGCATCTCGCTGAACGAGCAGAAGCGCCTGGAGGGCGTCGCCGTCGATGCGGTGTTCGATTCCGTGTCCGTGGCGACGACGTACCGCGAGGAGCTCGGCAAGCTGGGCATCATCTTCTGCTCGTTCGGCGAGGCGGTGCGCGAGCACCCCGAGCTGGTGCAGAAGTACCTCGGCTCCGTCGTGCCGTACAGCGACAACTTCTTCGCCGCGCTCAACTCGGCGGTGTTCTCCGACGGCTCGTTCGTGTACGTGCCGAAGGGCGTGCGCTGCCCGATGGAGCTGTCGACGTACTTCCGCATCAACGCGAGCGGCACCGGCCAGTTCGAGCGCACGCTCATCGTCGCCGACGAGGGCGCGTACGTGAGCTACCTCGAGGGATGCACGGCGCCGAAGCGCGACGAGAACCAGCTCCACGCCGCGGTCGTCGAGATCGTCGCGCTGGACGACGCGACGGTGAAGTACAGCACCGTGCAGAACTGGTACGCGGGCGACGCGGAGGGCGTGGGCGGAGTCTACAACTTCGTGACCAAGCGCGGCGCGTGCCGCGGCGCGCGGTCGAAGATCTCGTGGACGCAGGTCGAGACGGGCTCCGCGATCACGTGGAAGTACCCGAGCGTCATCCTGCAGGGCGACGACTCCACGGGCGAGTTCTACTCGGTCGCCGTGGTGAACGGCCGCCAGCAGGCGGACACGGGCACGAAGATGATCCACATCGGCCGCAACACGAAGTCGACGATCGTCAGCAAGGGCATCTCCGCCGGGCACGGCAACAACTCGTACCGCGGCGCGGTGCGCGTGCTGCCGAAGGCGGCGGGGGCGCGCAACTACACGCAGTGCGACTCCATGCTCGTCGGCAACGCGTGCGGCGCGCACACGTTCCCGTACATCGAGGTGCAGAACAACACCGCGATGGTGGAGCACGAGGCGTCGACGTCGAAGATCGGCGAGGACCAGATCTTCTACCTGAAGCAGCGCGGGCTCAGCGCCGAGCAGGCGGTGAGCATGATCGTGAGCGGCTTCTGCAAGGAAGTGTTCCAGGAGCTGCCGATGGAGTTCGCGCTCGAGGCGCAGCAGCTGCTCGGGATCACGCTCGAAGGGTCGGTCGGCTAA
- the sufD gene encoding Fe-S cluster assembly protein SufD, whose translation MTAIHPDAQSVAQAVAAEAQRDATVAPGQFLAPPRALLDEIGDALGASEVSEPAWLVARRRDAAQRFAASGFPTPKHEDWHYTSTAPIAEAAFPTLLDASVTVTPEELAPFVFGDFPTLVFVNGRFDAERSSLGTLPEGVRVLPLARALAERPELLERHLGRIAGVADQPFAALNTALFRDGVVIVVGKEMEAELPVHVVWACDANAARGTTHPRTLIVAERHSKLTVLESFVGLGDATYFTNAVTEIELADGATVTHVRAQRESGRAFHVGHVEVRQGRDSHLVQFSFAAGAKLSRANILTALDGEGCGATLNGLYMLDGEQHCDNQTRIEHARPNTYSREVYKGILDDRAHGVFNGKVYVHPIAQKTDGKQTNNTLLLSDQARIDTKPQLEIFADDVKCTHGATVGRLDETALFYMKSRGISAETARKLLTYAFAADVLETIELPAVRDALEALTLQRYAG comes from the coding sequence GTGACCGCGATCCATCCCGACGCGCAGAGCGTCGCCCAGGCGGTCGCTGCCGAGGCGCAGCGCGACGCGACGGTCGCCCCGGGCCAGTTCCTCGCCCCGCCGCGGGCGCTGCTCGACGAGATCGGCGACGCCTTGGGCGCGTCGGAGGTCTCGGAGCCGGCGTGGCTCGTCGCGCGTCGCCGCGACGCCGCCCAGCGCTTCGCCGCGAGCGGCTTCCCGACGCCGAAGCACGAGGACTGGCACTACACGTCCACCGCACCGATCGCCGAGGCGGCGTTCCCCACGCTGCTCGACGCGTCGGTCACGGTGACGCCCGAGGAGCTGGCGCCGTTCGTGTTCGGCGACTTCCCGACGCTGGTGTTCGTGAACGGCCGCTTCGACGCCGAGCGCTCGTCGCTCGGCACGCTGCCCGAGGGCGTGCGCGTGCTGCCGCTCGCGCGGGCGCTGGCCGAGCGGCCGGAGCTGCTCGAGCGTCATCTCGGCCGCATCGCCGGCGTCGCCGACCAGCCGTTCGCCGCGCTGAACACGGCGCTGTTCCGCGACGGCGTCGTGATCGTCGTCGGCAAGGAGATGGAGGCCGAGCTGCCGGTGCACGTCGTGTGGGCGTGCGACGCGAACGCCGCCCGCGGCACGACGCACCCGCGCACGCTCATCGTCGCCGAGCGCCACTCCAAGCTCACGGTGCTCGAGAGCTTCGTCGGCCTCGGCGACGCGACGTACTTCACGAACGCGGTGACCGAGATCGAGCTCGCCGACGGCGCGACCGTGACGCACGTGCGCGCGCAGCGCGAGAGCGGCCGCGCGTTCCACGTCGGGCACGTCGAGGTGCGGCAGGGGCGCGACAGCCACCTCGTGCAGTTCTCGTTCGCCGCGGGCGCGAAGCTCTCGCGCGCGAACATCCTCACCGCGCTCGACGGCGAGGGATGCGGCGCGACGCTGAACGGGCTGTACATGCTCGACGGCGAGCAGCACTGCGACAACCAGACGCGCATCGAGCACGCGCGGCCGAACACGTACAGCCGCGAGGTCTACAAGGGGATCCTCGACGACCGCGCGCACGGCGTGTTCAACGGCAAGGTGTACGTGCATCCGATCGCGCAGAAGACGGACGGCAAGCAGACGAACAACACGCTGCTCCTCTCCGACCAGGCGCGCATCGACACCAAGCCGCAGCTCGAGATCTTCGCCGACGACGTGAAGTGCACGCACGGCGCGACGGTGGGGCGGCTCGACGAGACCGCGCTGTTCTACATGAAGAGCCGCGGCATCTCGGCCGAGACCGCGCGCAAGCTGCTCACCTACGCGTTCGCCGCCGACGTGCTCGAAACCATCGAGCTTCCCGCCGTGCGCGACGCCCTCGAAGCTCTCACGCTGCAGCGTTACGCAGGCTGA
- a CDS encoding capsule assembly Wzi family protein, with product MLALRRLAALCILVPALAAGQPAATVSIDDPIYGLVDRLLARVPVPGAVVGQRPYSRRELARIARAVAATAPSDAPTARLLATLVAAIGDTAPGASRAIRLRALESAALSAAASDVAPRAIPGNGLGSIDARTAPPLDARGGRPAVHGVATTLETSHVLGIGGGLALVAQPRLDLLTPTAGDARGRVVPQRLVARGVWHNAALQTGVDAVIWGQQGARSLQLSANAPPLRAVTLGTDTAVTLPWVLRVLGRVRAQAIVADLGRGQNFPHAKLAGYKVTLMPSPRLEIGSGLLSQYGGHGAPPLNLEQRFVDLFPYLTWIHPGSSRSRDKLASNKIAGVDARLRVPELAGLSVAWDGEIDDFEPSRLPKLLWEDGAHVLGVRFDALRPDGSLALDLRLHHTGLRLFEHAQFTSGVTYQDAVLGDPLGPHAGAGYATLEWRPSPLALLTFGGALERRDPSLYSSTTDPDGSHFRLVRVRSLPVEQRARLEVGARRDALGALGASLRVGVDRVTNEDFAARAARWRPFAEAGLRLRR from the coding sequence GTGCTCGCTCTGCGCCGACTCGCTGCTCTCTGCATCCTCGTGCCGGCGCTCGCCGCCGGGCAGCCCGCCGCCACCGTCTCCATCGACGACCCGATCTACGGCCTCGTCGATCGCCTGCTGGCCCGGGTGCCGGTGCCGGGTGCCGTCGTCGGCCAGCGGCCGTACTCGCGGCGGGAACTCGCGCGGATCGCGCGCGCCGTCGCGGCGACCGCTCCCTCCGACGCGCCGACGGCGCGGCTGCTCGCGACGCTCGTCGCCGCGATCGGCGACACGGCGCCCGGCGCGTCGCGCGCGATCCGCCTGAGGGCGCTGGAGAGTGCCGCGCTCTCCGCCGCGGCGAGCGACGTCGCGCCGCGCGCGATTCCCGGCAATGGGCTGGGGAGCATCGACGCCCGCACCGCGCCGCCGCTCGACGCGCGCGGCGGCCGACCGGCGGTGCACGGCGTCGCGACCACGCTCGAGACGTCGCACGTGCTGGGCATCGGTGGCGGGCTCGCGCTCGTCGCGCAGCCGAGGCTCGATCTGCTCACGCCGACCGCGGGGGACGCGCGGGGGCGCGTCGTGCCGCAGCGGCTCGTCGCCCGCGGCGTGTGGCACAATGCCGCGCTGCAGACCGGCGTCGATGCGGTGATCTGGGGGCAGCAGGGCGCGCGCAGCCTGCAGCTCTCGGCGAACGCGCCGCCGCTCCGCGCGGTGACGTTAGGCACCGACACCGCCGTGACGCTGCCGTGGGTGCTGCGCGTGCTCGGCCGCGTGCGCGCGCAGGCGATCGTCGCCGATCTCGGGCGCGGGCAGAACTTCCCGCACGCGAAGCTCGCCGGCTACAAGGTCACGCTCATGCCGTCGCCGCGGCTCGAGATCGGGTCGGGGCTGCTGAGCCAGTACGGCGGCCACGGCGCGCCGCCGCTCAACCTCGAGCAGCGGTTCGTCGACCTGTTCCCATACTTGACCTGGATCCATCCCGGCTCGTCGCGGTCGCGCGACAAGCTCGCGTCGAACAAGATCGCGGGCGTCGACGCGCGGCTGCGCGTGCCGGAGCTCGCGGGGCTCTCGGTGGCGTGGGACGGCGAGATCGACGACTTCGAGCCGTCGCGCCTCCCGAAGCTGCTCTGGGAGGACGGCGCCCACGTGCTCGGCGTGCGGTTCGACGCGCTGCGCCCCGACGGGTCGCTCGCCCTCGACCTGCGGCTGCACCACACGGGGCTGCGGCTGTTCGAGCACGCGCAGTTCACGTCGGGCGTGACGTACCAGGACGCGGTGCTCGGCGACCCGCTCGGGCCGCACGCGGGCGCGGGGTACGCGACGCTCGAGTGGCGGCCGTCGCCGCTCGCGCTGCTCACGTTCGGCGGCGCGCTGGAGCGGCGCGACCCGAGCCTGTACTCGTCGACCACGGACCCCGACGGCAGCCACTTCCGCCTCGTCCGCGTGCGGTCGCTGCCGGTGGAGCAACGCGCGCGCCTCGAGGTCGGGGCGCGCCGCGACGCGTTAGGCGCGCTCGGCGCGTCGCTCCGCGTCGGCGTCGACCGGGTGACGAACGAGGACTTCGCGGCGCGCGCGGCGCGGTGGCGGCCGTTCGCCGAGGCGGGACTGCGGCTCCGCCGCTGA
- a CDS encoding four helix bundle protein yields MIDGDDSWRSFRGLRVWQEAIALSKEVRGFARQLPRCELSLAAQLRGSARSIHAHIAEGSGRATRADYLRFLYFSRGSLQELESDIEELADSDLATPAQIASLGTRICHTGRLLLALIARLEQPPDT; encoded by the coding sequence ATGATAGACGGCGACGACAGCTGGCGGTCGTTCCGCGGACTGCGGGTGTGGCAGGAGGCGATCGCGCTCTCGAAGGAAGTTCGCGGCTTCGCGCGCCAACTGCCGAGATGCGAGCTCTCGCTCGCGGCGCAGCTCCGGGGCTCGGCACGGTCGATCCACGCGCACATCGCGGAAGGCAGCGGCCGGGCCACGAGGGCCGACTATCTCCGCTTCCTCTACTTCTCTCGCGGCTCGCTTCAGGAGCTCGAGTCCGACATCGAGGAGCTCGCAGACAGCGACTTGGCCACGCCTGCCCAGATCGCCTCGCTGGGCACCCGCATCTGCCACACGGGACGTCTCCTCCTCGCCCTCATCGCCCGCCTGGAGCAACCGCCCGACACTTAG
- the sufU gene encoding Fe-S cluster assembly sulfur transfer protein SufU has product MSELTDLYQAVILDHNRRPRNKGAMEDADARADGRNPLCGDQITVWLKLDGDVVADVRFVGQGCAISQASASLMTQAVKGKTRAEALELFERVHEMVLGRTPAPTGPNGPLGSLAALGGVSRFPVRVKCASLAWHTMKAALEPGAASPSVSTE; this is encoded by the coding sequence ATGTCAGAACTCACGGACCTGTACCAGGCGGTCATTCTCGACCACAACCGTCGCCCCCGCAACAAGGGGGCGATGGAGGACGCCGACGCGCGCGCGGACGGCAGGAACCCGCTCTGCGGCGACCAGATCACGGTGTGGCTCAAGCTCGACGGCGACGTGGTGGCCGACGTGCGGTTCGTCGGTCAGGGGTGCGCGATCTCGCAGGCGTCGGCGTCGCTCATGACGCAGGCCGTGAAGGGAAAGACGCGCGCCGAGGCGCTCGAGCTGTTCGAGCGCGTGCACGAGATGGTGCTCGGCAGGACGCCCGCGCCGACGGGGCCTAACGGTCCGCTCGGCTCGCTCGCCGCGCTCGGCGGCGTGTCACGGTTTCCCGTGCGCGTGAAGTGCGCGAGCCTCGCCTGGCACACCATGAAGGCCGCGCTCGAGCCGGGCGCCGCGTCGCCGTCGGTGAGCACCGAATGA